GGGGGGTCCTGGGGAACTCACAGTGAACAGGGACTAACCGAAGGGACATAAGATTCATCCGAATTCTCAGGTCAATCCGCGGTACTGTTTGCAAACTGATGGAGGCTTTAATCAAGCTGTgggcaggatggaacagtaacaggagggagagagcccagggcacactcctgtattcaggatgggacagtaacaggagggagagagcccagggcacactcctgtattcaggatggaacagtaacaggagggagagagcccagggcacactcctgtattcaggatgagacagtaacaggagggagagagctcagggcacactcctgtattcaggatgggacagtaacaggagggagagagcccagggcacactcctgtattcaggatggaacagtaacaggagggagagagcccagggcacactcctgtattcaggatggaacagtaacaggagggagagagcccagggcacacttctgtattcaggatgggacagtaacaggagggagagagcccagggcacactcctgtgagctgtgtgttcccagtacagccggtgctgagattgtggggctggaactgtgagtctgtgggatgtgttgtgtgccggtgaatcccctccattgtgtctgggagaacgtgtgcacagtgccaggggcttgtgtgattaaactgactgctactgtgtgtctccactgcagtgtttgcactgagtgtACAGCACTAGGACCCACACACTGCTGTTTCACAGGGATTCTGATTGAAGGCCATTGATTTAACATGGGATGAATCCAGTCTAAGAGGTAATATGGGGCTGACACTGtctgggaaatactgacactcccaccctgcagctgtcaatcattgatctgagtggaataaccctgtctgaccaatctcttctctcctctctagggcaaaggtcaccgatgagcctggatccaaagacagtaaactggaacttggttctgtctgatgatctgagatcagtaacaTGGACTGAACGGAAACAGCcctacccacctcacccagagaggtttaaagaccatccccaagtcctctgctcccagagtttctcctcaggatcccattcctgggatgtggagacTTATGGAAATCGCTGGAGGATAgggattgtgtgtgggagtgcagagagggagaggagaggctcTTTTCTTGGGAACAGCAGTAAATCCTGGTGTTTATATTTTCATTCTGGTTCTCTCACAGCCGGTCACAATTCCCAGTTcactgccctcccactgaccccatccaacatcaggatccgagttcagttggactacgaggccgggactctgtcatttcaccgggtcactgactcacagagacatttacacacatttcaaaccacattcactgaacccgtgtttccagcattttattgtcGCAATAAATCCCTAAAACTGTGAAATTAATCCTCACAACTGAGACTCTGATGATGTCATTTCCAGATGTGACACTGTGTTGTGACAATTGATTGTTTTCTTCAGTTGTATAATTTTACTTTAGTTCCATAATTCCCTgggattaatctcagtaatgaatcgtagtaacggcaggtgtgactgtattaatctcagtaatgaatcgtagcaacggccggtgtgactgtattaatctcagtaatgaatcgtagcaacggcaggtgtgactgtattaatctcagtagtgaatgatagtagtgacagttgtgactgtattaatctcagtcgtgaatgatagtagtgacaggtgtgactgtattaatctcagtagtgaatgatagtagtgacaggtgttactgtattaatctcagtcgtgaatgatagtagtgacaggtgtgactgtattattctcagtagtgaatgatagcagtgacaggtgtgactgtattaacctcagtagtgaatgatagtagtgacatgtgtgactgtattaacctcagtagtgaatgatagttgtGACAGGTGTGACCATtattctcagtagtgaatgatagtagtgacaggtgtaactgtattaatctcagtagtgaatgatagtcgtgacaggtgtgactgtattaatctcagtagtgaatgatagtagtgacaggtgtgactgtattattctcaggagtgaatgatagtagtgacaggtgtgactgtattaatctcagtcgtgaatgatagtagtgagaggtgtgactgtattaacctcagtcgtgaatgatagtagtgacaggtgtgactgtattaacctcactagtgaatgatagtagtgacaggtgtgactgtattaatctcagtcgtgaatgatagtagtgacaggtcacggtccctttaaagagcTGCTCTGAAAATCTGAGGCTGGGGTTGAAATTGTTCTTTGGCCGTAGCTCAAAACagcgatggtgaatcgacagcccgagttacactgacttcagtggaaaggaaaatcgtgcggggtgtaaaatgggctgtccattcactatcgcccgtgttGCACTAACACCAGAGACTAATTCCACCCCTGGGGTCTCCTGGGCATCGCTGAGAGCTTCTGGGACTGCCCAGGGGGGTAACACATCTGTCCTAAACTAAGTCAATGTATTGATAGATTGGACCAGACTGGGAACTTTTAATCTATGGTTTATGGGGTAATGATTTTtagtttattggacagtaaggttcctccagggctcacgaCCAACATGAAATGGTAATATTATGGGATGTTTAACTGAATTGGACACGAGgaagtgactgagtgtgtgaggtataaacaggaaaattgccccaccaattggggtctacaatcagtgtcccaggtgaccatgggtgataatgggacattttGTGATGACCAAAACCAGCGGGTCGGGAAAAAGATGTGTGAGTGACCGGTGAGAAACAAAGATCACCTGGGAACAACCCCCATAGGACATCAATCAGGGATCAATGcacaatccagtgaaagtcagggaagggcagttaagaatagttcattgacagctttctcttggagatggttgtgtccttgcttgaactgaacagtgagaagaatattttataacctggccactacccgagacatcgggaccgtgcagggggagataagcaaagacctccagacaccccccgatCTGTTGATAAGACAGACTGAAAGTGCAGGAATGGTTTGTATTTGATGTCACGTTTGGGATGATTTTGGGAAACCGCTGTGTGTAAATGTgatatgttgcgtgtgaggcaactcgtatgtggaatgcatgatgaagatgccctgaagaacgggtctcagacacgctcagtcacgttgacaacatcactacatgaaatggttaatgtgctcaggagagtgaggacaTCTACTGGGTCACTACTGATCTGAACTTTTTTTAATCAAAGCACTGACACAAACTCCATAAACCGAGcagttaatgaaacaatcaggatcgagttaaacacactggtacctgtcagagggattgaaattaaagtaaagagggacagagaatttggatttccagaattcagggttgggtttctttgagttaacaatgaaattgggacaactgagggccggggagaaataatactttgcctgaattatccacaagatggataatggGAAAAAGGGGAGCTGGAGGATCTTTGAAGTCcaagatttcttgataatatgggaGTATTTGGGGGAGCCGAGTTTCTGTAGTTTTCTGTGCAATGTATgatgattttctttgtctctatcatgatgtgtaatattaaccaaatgaaacttagattaGAAGAGCAAATGGCTGGAGATCGGTCTGTGATGCTAACAAGATGAGGACCTTGGATAAGGCCCCCAGGATCccacaaaggagggggagggaggggctgttGAAGATTGAGACTGAGAAGTAAGAAGGAAAGCCACTTTCTTCGATTAATTCTGAGTTTAAAACCCCTAATATTGATAGAGTGACAGTGCACATGAAACAACGTAATGCTGAGATTGAAAAGGGGACCTCTCCCCTTGGGAATCATGAATGGTGGGAGGTCGTCTATAATGTGGGACAGCACCCTTGGGTGAAAATCATGTCTATACTTTTTGTTATTGTGCAGCTTGTTATGATTGTAACACTTTTCTTTCATTTGTTGTATTTCAATGAACTTTTGTGTCGATGTCACGGTGATTAAACTTCTTGTAACAACAATTCTTAACCTTATCTGTGGTGAGTGCAATTCAGATTCATTGAATGATTTAAAGTCAGTTGTTCGATCGCTCACATTGAGTTGAGGGGCgattgaaggattttggacttttcaatccCAGTTATTAATTCCCtgctaaaggagctgagtttggttaaaagtattaattcaacaaaggaactgttaaactgactgttcaaggcagcatgctgggaaggttggtcacattggaaaagtcttattcagcagactgtctagacggttaaagataagacagctgtgaggccttgaaagtctgtgagaagctgttgtAAACATCCGATGCGGTCGTATCAACTTGTTTTaaaccatgggaaagagagagagtgggaaaaggaACAACAGTGTGTTTTGAGCTGATGTACTGAATAAGCCTAATGCCCTCCATGCTGACCGTGTTACACTGGGTCCTGGTGCTCTGCCTTGCTGATGGTTTGAGATACCAAGTGGGAGGACATTAATCCAATGTCTTATCACCCTCTTAACCAGCTGGGTTTAGGTGAATGGAGAACATACGGTGAAGGGATGGTATCCCAAAATAAAAATGGCTTTTGTTCTGGTCGGATAATATTCTTGATCAAATGGGAAGTGGAAATTCCTACCTCAAACTTTCTTTAAAATCTTTGGACAATGTGTACAAacttttactggaatggttccagggatgagggacttcagttccgtggatcgaatggagaagctggggttgttctccttcgagcagagaaggttaagaggatatttgatagaaatgttcaaaatcatgaagggtttaaataatgtaaataaagagaaactgtttttgttggtggaagggttgagaattgaaggcacagatttaaggtgattggcaaaagaatcaaaggcgacatgaggataaacttttttacgcagcgagtggttatgatctggaatgcactgcctgaaagggtggtgggagcagattcaatcatggctttcaaaaaggaattggataaatgcttgaagggaaaagatttgcagggttacagggaaagagcgggggaatgggacgaactggatagctctaacaaagagctggcacaggctcgatgggccgaatggcctccttctgtgttgtaagattctttgaaTTTGCAGAACTGCACGTGTTTGGTCTCTCTTCAGAACTCCTACTGTACTGTTTGAGCAGTGTTCACCAAATTGTACCAGTGTGATAATGTCCGTTCTCCCACACCAGCTCGTTGAGGGCAGAGGTGCCCAGGCAGTTGATGCTTGATGTCTTTCACACCTGAGGATTAATGAATGATAGCTAACCACTGCAAATTTATCACGTGATCATCTACGGTGATTACATGAAAATAagtctgtgtgtgtttttaacATCACATCCTGGGACTGTGAAAACTGAGACTCGAACCATCTCATTGGTTTCAGAAGTGGTTTTCAAAACCCGAGATAAGACTCCCATCTTCAGGCAGCCTTGCTGACGTcctttgttctccctctctgattATGTTACTCATAATCAGAGCCACTGCTTTACTGTGACTCAAAGTCAGATTCTGTTGTTATTTTGAGgttgttgggttttcacctggtgttttggggatggcATTCAGCAGTTCTGTCTGTTTATAATTGGGGTCACTGGTTTACCTTGACTGGAAAAGTCAGTTCCCTGTTTATTCCAAGGGGACCTGATGATTTGGGGATTGCACGATTCCATCCACATTTCAATGAATCCCTCAAACTCTTGTCCTTGGTCACAGGAGAAATTGATTTTAAGGCCCCGTTTTTCCCAAAGGAAAAAATTAATGTTTGATTTCCCTGAACACATAAAAATGACAAATTCTTATCCAGTAAGTCCGTGTGCATTATTGTGACATTCAGGCTTTCAGTGTGCGGGAGTACAGCCAGTAGATATACCGAGATATCTTTATTCAAAGGAAAgtaatgaaatgagtttgggagtTTGCAGTGCAATTCCTGTTGGGTTCATTGCACAGAAGTCGACCGTTATTCAGCATCCAATTGGCAGCCTCACTGTGCACAAGTccagttggtgtgggaaatgtaaactgtcacacagggcaggggatggggggagatttCAGGCCCATTGTTGAAGCAGTGTAGCAGGAGCATTCGAACAGATTGAACCTGAGCTGTAGCCCTCATAGTGCAGGGTGTGTAGAAAAGTGCTGCACATGTTAACTCGGACCTTCACTTAACAGAAGGAAAATCTTGGTGGCCAAACGATGTTTCACCCAGTCCCACCACcaacacagattaactggccctccatctcattactgtttgtgggatcttgctgtgtgtaaaatgccTGCTAGTCATGTAAaatggtcttttctggtcctgtcCATTGCTGTGTTACTAAGGACATTAAAGAGGGTGGGTGAGGAGGGCAGGTTAAGTCCATGTAGTGATGGGTCATTGGTGACTCCAGTCTCCTGCAGCTTGTCTTGTGGAGCGGGGGAGACATTTCCCAGActttttccccaaattggccgCAGTTGGTTATTTTTCTAATCCTTTTATCCATGAATGGGATACATAATTATTCAGACACAAACAATTCCAGCAAAGATCCTGATTTTTCATCACCAGTTTCCTGCCACAAATATTCTTATTTTTTAACCAAATTATTGTTTTGTAAAGTATTTTTATTCCCTGTCTGTAtgaacagagagagtgggcacggGACCACCTTACTGCCCATGGTCACTCTCCTGATCAGTTTACGACCCCCCCCCGACTTCTTCCAGATCAGAGTCTTGGAATAGAATTCCATCAACAGCAGTTAATGTGAACTCCTTTAAAAAGGACTGGACAAATATCTGGTTAAGAAGGTGACTAATATCCCCCCCAGTGGTCTTGTGGGTAAAGCCAGCACATAAGtatatcagaacataagaaataggagcaggagtaggccatacagcccctcgagcctgctccgccattcaataagatcatggctgatcttcaacctcaactcctctttcccacccgatccccatatcccttgatccccagagtccaaaaatctaacgatctcagccttgaatatattcaacgactcagcatccacagccctctggggtagagaatcccaaagattcataacccctctgagtgaagaaattcctcctcatctcagtcctaaatggctgacctgttatcctgagactgtgctccctcgttcgagactctccagccaggggaaacaaccgctCAGCATTTGCCCTGTCAAGTGCCCACAGaaacttatgtttcaatgagatcatctctcatttttctaatctccagagagtcTAAGActattccactcaacctctcctcataggacaaccctctcatcccaggaattaatcgagtgaacctttgttgcaccgcctctaaggcaagtatatccttccttagataaggagaccaaaactgtacacagtactccaggtgaggtctcacctaagccctgtacaattgtagtaagggttccttactcttgtactccaacccccttgcaataaaggccaacatgccatttgctttcctaattgcctgctgtacctgcatgttaactttttgtgtttcttgtaccaggacacccaagtctctgaacaccaacaattaatagtttctcaccatttaaaaaatattctggttttctattcttcccaccccaaagtgaataacctcacatttccccacattatactctatctgccaccttcttgcccactcacttaccctgtctatatccctttgcagactctttgtgttcccctcacagcttactttcccaaccagctttgtttcatcagcaaacttggatacattacattcggtcccttcatcaagtcattaatatagattgtaaatagctgaggcccaagcactgatccttgcggcaccccactagttacaacctgccaacccgaaaatgacccgtttatccctactctctgttttctgtccattaaccaatcctctatccacgttaatatattacccccaatcccatgagaccTTATCTCGCGTAACAACCTTTACGttgcacctcatcgaatgccttttgaaaatctaaatacaccacatccactggttcccctttatctatcctgcgagttgcatcctcaaaaaactctaatagatttgtcaaacgcgGTTTCCCTCTCattaagccatgttgactctgccttatcACGTTATGAtgttcgaagtgccctgttacgaCTTCCTTaccaatggattccagcattttcctgacgactgatgtcaggctaactggcctgtcgttccctgttttctctccccctcctttcttgaatagtggggtcacatttgcgaccttccaatccgctgggaccgttcgagaatctagggaattttggaagatcacaatcaatgcatccactatctctgcagccacctccattAGTACCCTCGgaagtcggccatcaggtccaggggatttatcggcttttagtcccattagtttctcaagtactttttctctactgataaaaattactttaagttcctcactctcattagccccttttcTGGTTTctacaactctcccaattctcaggcttactactcttcttggcaacattataggcctctccttttaatctaattctatccttaacttctttagttagccacaggtgtgtcacttttcccatggagattttatttcttaatggaatgtatatttgttgagaagattgaaatatttctataaatgtttgccattgcttttcaaccgtcacacactttaaattaatttccaaatctacattggccaactcacccctcgtacctatgtaattggctttgtttaagtttaagactctagtttctaagTGCATCATtcccaaactcaatgtgaaattctatcatattatgatcactcttccccagaggatcctttacagtgagattgctaattaaccctgtctcattacacaatacaagatctaaaatagcctgttccctggttggttccatgacgtattgctctcggAAACCATCTCgagtgcattccatgaactcatcctccaaactacctttgccaattagaTTTGCCCAGtcgatatgaagattaaagtcccccacgattatctttgttacaagcaCCTATTATTACAtggttaatactctgtccaa
The nucleotide sequence above comes from Heptranchias perlo isolate sHepPer1 unplaced genomic scaffold, sHepPer1.hap1 HAP1_SCAFFOLD_194, whole genome shotgun sequence. Encoded proteins:
- the LOC137309955 gene encoding E3 ubiquitin-protein ligase TRIM39-like; the encoded protein is RINELKGKLSKSFSEWRRQLEEDEEYALKLIDEEGLRALSQIRSCSEALNKSMEQITLIDGETQSLVQRDHLSFIQILKQLLSRVTETQRVTDPDVPALTLNLSNISQLIQKRLNGSEKYHSDILGIIDTDTPTLQLSIIDLSGITLSDQSLLSSLGQRSPMSLDPKTVNWNLVLSDDLRSVTWTERKQPYPPHPERFKDHPQVLCSQSFSSGSHSWDVETYGNRWRIGIVCGSAERERRGSFLGNSSKSWCLYFHSGSLTAGHNSQFTALPLTPSNIRIRVQLDYEAGTLSFHRVTDSQRHLHTFQTTFTEPVFPAFYCRNKSLKL